A DNA window from Hydra vulgaris chromosome 13, alternate assembly HydraT2T_AEP contains the following coding sequences:
- the LOC136090351 gene encoding uncharacterized protein LOC136090351 codes for MAKITRLKARAYLFEEESLIENLTQITFATNKELILNFQFKRSSNKLTPSKRFIGCTDGPDKFAKCSGLVNCPDNCILFAVKKPWLDGGYKDGLLTDKSIRNNITRLIDSWETLKKSKNKDSKAAEKSREEFKKKGEQVFWIGKDNIKEILKKTSLDKLSYYVDIQFLKDQKSSRLMTLGSKDMRYKTVNKDKKPLKSCNIK; via the exons atggCTAAAATTACGAGACTAAAAGCTAGAGCTTATTTATTTGAAGAAGAAAGCCTGATAGAAAACTTAACTCAGATAACTTTTGCAACAAATAAAGAATTAATTCTTAACTTTCAGTTTAAAAGATCTAGTAACAAGTTAACTCCATCCAAAAGGTTTATTGGTTGTACTGATGGGCCCGATAAATTCGCAAAGTGCTCCGGACTTGTCAATTGCCCTGACAACTGTATTctttttgcagtaaaaaaacCATGGTTAGACGGAGGTTATAAAGATGGATTATTAACGGATAAATCTATAag GAATAATATTACTCGTTTAATCGATAGTTGGGAGACATTAAAGAAAAGTAAGAATAAAGACTCTAAAGCAGCAGAGAAATCTAGGGAAGAATTCAAAAAGAAGGGGGAGCAGGTATTTTGGATTGGTAAAGATAATATTAaggaaatcttaaaaaaaaccaGCCTTGATAAACTTTCATACTATGTTGATatccaatttttaaaagaccAAAAGTCCAGTCGTCTAATGACTTTGGGGAGCAAAGACATGAGATATAAAACGGTAAATAAAGATAAGAAgcctttaaaaagttgtaatattaAATAG